One genomic region from Pseudoduganella dura encodes:
- a CDS encoding efflux transporter outer membrane subunit, producing the protein MKTRLSVIALAAALCGCAVGPKYEVPAAASPAAFKEAEGWTPAAPADALERGPWWTLFGDPVLDELAAAVEVSNQNVALAAAQYAQARAVVAEQRASLFPTVSLNGSGTRSGGGGDTRPSNNYRVDIGGSWEPDIWGSLRAGVTGAQASAQASAADLAAARLSAQGELVANYIGLRQADVEKQILDTTIRGYERVLQITQNRVDAGVTARSDLLQAQTQLFNARADLLTVIRQRAVYEHAIAVLLGKAPSEFALAPAPWRIVVPDVPLGVPSTLLQRRPDIAAAERDVAAANENIGIARAAYFPSLNLSASYGYGNSQVGGLFSASNSLWSLGLSAAQTIFDAGAIAARVEQTKASRDAAIARYRQAVLDAFADVEDQLAATRALAQQQDLRRQASEAADQVEQQMENRYRAGQVNYTEVVSAQATALSARRALIQVQADRQTTAVALIQSLGGGWRSSQP; encoded by the coding sequence ATGAAGACCCGCCTTTCCGTCATTGCCCTGGCCGCCGCGCTGTGCGGCTGCGCCGTCGGCCCGAAATATGAAGTGCCGGCGGCCGCATCGCCGGCCGCGTTCAAGGAAGCGGAGGGCTGGACGCCGGCCGCGCCGGCCGATGCGCTGGAGCGCGGGCCGTGGTGGACGCTGTTCGGCGATCCGGTCCTCGACGAGCTGGCCGCCGCGGTCGAGGTCAGCAACCAGAACGTGGCGCTGGCAGCGGCGCAGTATGCGCAGGCGCGCGCCGTGGTCGCCGAGCAGCGCGCGTCGCTGTTCCCGACCGTGTCGTTGAACGGATCGGGCACCCGCTCGGGCGGCGGTGGCGACACGCGGCCATCGAACAACTACCGCGTGGATATCGGCGGCAGCTGGGAACCCGATATCTGGGGCAGCCTGCGCGCCGGCGTGACGGGTGCGCAGGCCAGCGCCCAGGCCAGCGCGGCGGACCTGGCGGCGGCCCGGCTGTCCGCCCAGGGCGAGCTGGTGGCCAACTACATCGGCCTGCGCCAGGCGGACGTGGAAAAGCAGATCCTCGACACCACGATCCGGGGGTACGAGCGGGTGCTGCAGATCACGCAGAACCGTGTCGACGCGGGCGTGACGGCACGCTCCGACCTGCTGCAGGCGCAGACGCAGCTGTTCAATGCGCGCGCCGATCTGCTGACCGTGATCCGCCAGCGCGCCGTGTATGAACACGCGATCGCGGTCCTGCTGGGCAAGGCGCCATCGGAGTTCGCGCTGGCGCCCGCGCCATGGCGCATCGTCGTGCCCGACGTGCCGCTGGGCGTGCCGTCGACGCTGCTGCAACGCCGGCCGGACATCGCCGCCGCCGAACGCGACGTGGCCGCCGCCAATGAAAATATCGGCATCGCCCGCGCGGCGTACTTCCCGTCGCTGAACCTGTCGGCCTCGTACGGCTACGGCAACAGCCAGGTGGGCGGCCTGTTCAGCGCATCGAACAGCCTGTGGTCGCTGGGCCTGTCGGCCGCGCAGACGATCTTCGACGCCGGCGCCATCGCCGCCCGCGTCGAACAGACCAAAGCCTCCCGCGACGCGGCCATCGCCCGCTACCGGCAGGCAGTGCTGGACGCGTTTGCCGACGTCGAGGACCAGCTGGCCGCCACCCGCGCGCTGGCGCAGCAGCAGGACCTGCGGCGCCAGGCCTCCGAGGCTGCCGACCAGGTCGAGCAGCAGATGGAAAACCGCTATCGCGCCGGACAGGTGAACTACACCGAGGTCGT
- a CDS encoding efflux RND transporter permease subunit → MNLSEPFVRRPIATVLLTIGVALAGIAAFFVLPVSPLPQVDFPAISVSASLPGASPDTMASSVATPLERRLGVIAGINEMTSQSSSGSTRINLQFDLNRKIDAAAREVQAAISASRADLPATLKSNPTYRKMNPSDSPVIILALTSPTRRPGQIYEAVSNIVSQKLAQVKGVGDVEIGGGSLPAVRIELLPFALNQYGVSTEDVRAAIQATNANRPRGAIESEGRRLQIYSAPGTESGGRSAADYRDLVVAWRNNAAIRLRDVATVEDGPENKNTLGLFNGQPAVIVLITRQPGANIIETVDSVRALLPQLRAQLPQDITVSVASDSTTSIRSSLHEVEFTLILSVVLVVLVVSAFLRSVRATIIPAIATIVSLLGTFGVMYMLGFSLNNLSLMALTVATGFVVDDAIVVLENTARHVESGMDRFKAALLGAREVGFTVLSISLSLVAVFIPLLFMGGQVGRLFREFAVTLSAAVMISLVISLTTTPMMCAWLLRSEQDRSPPGRVSRAFEACFNWMQRVYAHALDWALHSVWLVMLILAFVVALNVYLFAAAPKGFFPQQDTGQISGGMRADQSISFQAMQQKLRQLVDIIRKDPAVDTVVGFTGGSRAGGGFMFVNLKPADERTEAGQAVINRLRPQLAKVTGVQLFLNPVQDLRMGGRSSNSTYQYTLKSDNRADLKNWATKLADSMKNQPSLADIDTDQQDNGVETYVTIDKETTARFGMSVRDVTNALYNAFGQRQVATIYDELNQYKVVMEVAPEYAQSPEALKDVYVPGSAAATATDTDTASTSGGTNASTNNAQGQRDSSTGAALSTARAAMVPLSGIASFAESATPTSVNHQDGELATTISFNLADGYTLSQAQEAVKQAEADIAMPNNVRGSFQGQAKQAEESNKQQPLLILAAIVVIYIVLGILYESLIHPITVLSTLPSAGVGAVLALLLFRMEFSIIALIGVFLLIGIVKKNAILIIDFALEAERARGLSAIDAVREACLLRFRPILMTTLAAALGALPLAIGFGEGSELRQPLGIAIIGGLIASQLLTLLTTPVVYILLDKLRTRSPEERNLSRAQGDEPVTT, encoded by the coding sequence GTGAACCTGTCCGAACCGTTCGTCCGGCGCCCCATCGCCACCGTCCTGCTGACGATCGGCGTGGCGCTGGCCGGCATCGCCGCGTTCTTCGTGCTGCCGGTATCGCCGCTGCCGCAGGTGGACTTCCCGGCCATTTCCGTGTCGGCCAGCCTGCCGGGCGCCAGCCCGGACACGATGGCCAGCAGCGTGGCCACGCCACTCGAACGCAGGCTGGGCGTGATCGCCGGCATCAACGAGATGACGTCGCAATCGTCCAGCGGCTCCACGCGGATCAACCTGCAGTTCGACCTGAACCGCAAGATCGATGCCGCCGCGCGCGAAGTGCAGGCGGCGATCAGCGCTTCCCGCGCCGACCTGCCGGCCACGCTGAAGAGCAACCCGACCTACCGCAAGATGAACCCGTCGGATTCGCCGGTGATCATCCTGGCGCTCACCTCGCCGACCCGCAGGCCCGGGCAGATCTACGAGGCCGTCTCGAACATCGTGTCGCAGAAGCTGGCGCAGGTGAAAGGCGTGGGCGACGTGGAAATCGGCGGCGGCTCGCTGCCGGCGGTGCGCATCGAGCTGCTGCCGTTCGCGCTGAACCAGTACGGCGTGTCGACCGAGGATGTGCGCGCCGCGATCCAGGCCACCAATGCCAACCGCCCGCGCGGCGCCATCGAAAGCGAAGGGCGCCGGCTGCAGATCTATTCTGCGCCGGGCACGGAAAGCGGCGGGCGCAGCGCGGCCGACTACCGCGATCTCGTCGTCGCCTGGCGCAACAACGCGGCGATCCGGCTGCGCGACGTGGCCACCGTCGAGGACGGGCCGGAAAACAAGAACACCCTCGGCCTGTTCAACGGCCAGCCGGCCGTGATCGTGCTGATCACGCGCCAGCCCGGCGCCAACATCATCGAGACGGTGGACAGCGTGCGCGCACTGCTGCCGCAATTGCGCGCGCAACTGCCGCAGGACATCACCGTGTCGGTCGCGTCGGACAGCACGACGTCGATCCGCTCGTCGCTGCACGAGGTCGAGTTTACGCTGATCCTGTCGGTGGTGCTGGTGGTGCTGGTGGTCAGCGCCTTCCTGCGCAGCGTGCGGGCGACGATCATTCCCGCCATCGCCACCATCGTCTCGCTGCTCGGCACGTTCGGCGTGATGTACATGCTTGGCTTCTCGCTGAACAACCTGTCGCTGATGGCGCTGACGGTGGCCACCGGCTTCGTGGTCGACGACGCGATCGTGGTGCTGGAAAACACGGCGCGCCATGTCGAAAGCGGCATGGACCGTTTCAAGGCGGCGCTGCTGGGCGCCAGGGAAGTCGGCTTCACAGTGCTGTCGATCAGCCTGTCGCTGGTGGCCGTGTTCATCCCGCTGCTGTTCATGGGCGGGCAGGTGGGCCGGCTGTTCCGCGAGTTCGCCGTCACGCTGTCCGCCGCGGTGATGATCTCGCTGGTGATCTCGCTGACGACCACGCCGATGATGTGCGCCTGGCTGCTCAGGTCCGAACAGGACCGCAGCCCGCCCGGCCGCGTCTCGCGCGCTTTCGAGGCCTGCTTCAACTGGATGCAGCGGGTCTATGCGCATGCGCTGGACTGGGCGCTGCACAGCGTATGGCTGGTGATGCTGATCCTGGCGTTCGTGGTGGCCCTGAACGTCTACCTGTTCGCCGCCGCGCCGAAGGGCTTCTTCCCGCAGCAGGATACCGGCCAGATCAGTGGCGGCATGCGCGCCGACCAGAGCATCTCGTTCCAGGCCATGCAGCAGAAGCTGCGCCAGCTGGTGGACATCATCCGCAAGGACCCGGCGGTCGATACCGTGGTGGGCTTCACCGGCGGTTCGCGCGCCGGCGGCGGCTTCATGTTCGTCAACCTGAAGCCGGCGGACGAGCGCACCGAGGCCGGCCAGGCCGTCATCAACCGGCTGCGCCCGCAACTGGCGAAAGTGACCGGGGTACAGCTGTTCCTGAATCCGGTGCAGGACCTGCGCATGGGCGGACGTTCCAGCAATTCGACCTACCAGTACACGCTCAAGAGCGACAACCGGGCCGACCTGAAGAACTGGGCGACGAAGCTGGCCGATTCGATGAAGAACCAGCCGTCGCTGGCCGATATCGATACCGACCAGCAGGATAACGGCGTGGAAACCTATGTCACGATCGACAAGGAAACCACGGCACGCTTCGGCATGAGCGTGCGCGATGTCACCAATGCGCTCTACAACGCGTTCGGCCAGCGGCAGGTGGCGACCATCTACGATGAGCTGAACCAGTACAAGGTGGTGATGGAAGTGGCGCCGGAATACGCGCAGAGCCCCGAGGCGCTGAAGGACGTGTACGTGCCGGGCAGTGCGGCCGCGACGGCCACGGATACGGATACGGCGTCCACGTCGGGCGGTACCAACGCCTCGACCAACAACGCGCAGGGCCAGCGCGACTCGTCCACCGGCGCGGCGCTGTCGACCGCCAGGGCGGCGATGGTGCCGCTGTCGGGCATCGCGTCGTTCGCCGAAAGCGCCACGCCCACGTCCGTCAACCACCAGGATGGCGAACTGGCGACGACGATCTCGTTCAACCTGGCCGACGGCTACACGCTGAGCCAGGCGCAGGAAGCGGTGAAGCAGGCCGAAGCCGACATCGCGATGCCGAACAACGTGCGCGGCAGCTTCCAGGGCCAGGCCAAGCAGGCGGAGGAGTCGAACAAGCAGCAGCCGCTTCTGATCCTGGCCGCGATCGTGGTGATCTACATCGTGCTGGGCATCCTGTACGAGAGCCTGATCCACCCGATCACGGTGCTGTCCACGCTGCCGTCGGCCGGCGTGGGCGCCGTGCTGGCACTGCTGCTGTTCCGGATGGAGTTTTCCATCATCGCGCTGATCGGCGTGTTCCTGCTGATCGGCATCGTCAAGAAGAACGCGATCCTGATCATCGACTTCGCGCTGGAAGCGGAGCGCGCCCGCGGGCTGAGCGCCATCGACGCGGTGCGCGAGGCCTGCCTGCTGCGCTTCCGCCCGATCCTGATGACGACGCTGGCCGCCGCGCTGGGCGCGCTACCGCTGGCGATCGGCTTCGGCGAAGGCTCCGAGCTGCGCCAGCCGCTGGGCATCGCCATCATCGGCGGCCTGATCGCCAGCCAGCTGCTGACGCTGCTGACGACGCCGGTCGTCTATATCCTGCTCGACAAGCTGCGCACGCGCAGCCCCGAAGAACGCAACTTGAGCCGCGCCCAGGGCGACGAGCCCGTGACCACATGA
- a CDS encoding efflux RND transporter permease subunit, with protein sequence MSPSAPFIRRPVATSLLMLAIMLAGLVGFKFLPLSALPQVDFPTIQVQTLYPGASPEVMAQTVTAPLERQFGQMSGLQRMSSTSAAGVSIITLQFGLGQTLDVAEQEVQAAINAGGSLLPTDLPAPPVYAKVNPADAPVLTLAITSDTMPLTEVQNIVNTRLALKISQVSGVGLVSLSGGQRPAVRIQADTLALASYGLGLDTLRTAISNANSNSAKGSFDGPTRAFTINANDQLLTASDYKSLIVAYKNGAPVRLTDVARVVDSAENVKLGAWANLKPAIILNVQRQPGANVIATVDAIKQRLPELQAGLPSALRVDVLSDRTTGIRGSVHHVQIELLLAVVLVVLVIFLFLHSVRATVIASLAVPISLIGTCGVMYLMGYSLNNLSLMALTIATGFVVDDAIVMIENIARYIEEGEEPMAAALKGAKQIGFTIISLTVSLIAVLIPLLFMGDVVGRLFREFAVTLSITILISAVVSLTLVPMMSARWLTSHRNDDPKSFGGRVQHFFDRVIHHYDRSLQWVLLRQGLTLVVALGTLVLTVVLYMLIPKGLFPTQDTGQLQARIETAQAVSYARMAELQQQAAKAILQDPEVQSLSSLVGVDAANNSMLHTGRMLINLKEDRGDQGELMNRLRQRVAEVAGVRIYLQPTQDLTIDAESGPTQFRVAIEGADTATVNEWANKLAVQMAKKAQLRNVVSDAGATGAAAYIEIDRDTASRLSITASAIDDALYSAFGQRIVSTIFTETNQYRVILEAAPGMLSTPQSLGDLQIRTGGGKPTPLSAVATITERPAPLQITHVAQYPATTLGFDTADGVSLGRSVEAIREAAAEIGLPGSVTMTFLGAAGAYQASLTSQLWLILAAVVCVYIVLGVLYESYIHPLTILSTLPSAGVGALLALMVSGQDLGVIGIIGIILLIGIVKKNAIMMIDFAIEAERDEGRAPQEAIHQAALLRFRPILMTTLAALFAAVPLMLGWGEGAELRRPLGLAIFGGLLVSQLLTLYTTPVIYLAFDRLGQRFGRRPDLKAGDKAPDGAAS encoded by the coding sequence CATTCATCCGCCGGCCGGTGGCGACATCGCTGCTGATGCTGGCGATCATGCTGGCGGGCCTGGTGGGCTTCAAGTTCCTGCCGCTGTCGGCGCTGCCGCAGGTCGATTTCCCGACCATCCAGGTGCAGACACTGTATCCGGGCGCCAGCCCGGAAGTGATGGCGCAGACCGTGACGGCGCCATTGGAGCGCCAGTTCGGCCAGATGTCGGGCCTGCAGCGCATGAGTTCCACCAGCGCCGCCGGCGTGTCGATCATCACGCTGCAGTTCGGCCTGGGCCAGACGCTCGACGTGGCCGAACAGGAAGTGCAGGCCGCGATCAACGCGGGCGGCTCGCTGCTGCCCACCGACCTGCCGGCGCCGCCCGTCTACGCGAAGGTCAACCCGGCCGACGCGCCGGTGCTGACGCTGGCGATCACGTCGGACACGATGCCGCTGACCGAAGTGCAGAACATCGTCAACACCCGGCTGGCGCTGAAGATCAGCCAGGTGTCCGGCGTGGGCCTGGTCAGCCTGTCCGGCGGCCAGCGCCCGGCCGTGCGGATCCAGGCCGATACGCTGGCGCTGGCCAGCTACGGCCTCGGCCTCGATACGCTGCGCACGGCGATCAGCAACGCCAACTCGAACAGCGCCAAGGGATCGTTCGACGGCCCCACGCGCGCGTTCACGATCAACGCCAACGACCAGCTGCTGACCGCCAGCGACTATAAAAGCCTGATCGTGGCGTATAAAAACGGTGCGCCGGTGCGGCTGACCGACGTGGCCAGGGTGGTGGACAGCGCCGAGAACGTCAAGCTGGGCGCCTGGGCCAACCTGAAGCCGGCGATCATCCTGAACGTGCAGCGCCAGCCCGGCGCCAACGTGATCGCCACCGTGGATGCGATCAAGCAGCGCCTGCCCGAGCTGCAGGCCGGCCTGCCGAGCGCACTGCGGGTCGACGTGCTGTCCGACCGCACCACCGGCATCCGCGGCTCGGTGCACCACGTGCAGATCGAACTGCTGCTGGCCGTGGTGCTGGTGGTGCTGGTGATCTTCCTGTTCCTGCACAGCGTGCGCGCCACGGTGATCGCCAGCCTGGCGGTGCCGATCTCGCTGATCGGCACCTGCGGCGTGATGTACCTGATGGGCTACAGCCTGAACAACCTGTCGCTGATGGCGCTGACGATCGCCACCGGCTTCGTCGTCGACGATGCGATCGTGATGATCGAGAACATCGCCCGCTACATCGAGGAAGGCGAGGAGCCGATGGCGGCCGCGCTGAAGGGCGCGAAGCAGATCGGCTTCACCATCATCTCGCTGACGGTATCGCTGATCGCCGTGCTGATCCCGCTGCTGTTCATGGGCGATGTCGTCGGCCGGCTGTTCCGCGAATTCGCCGTCACGCTGTCGATCACGATCCTGATCTCGGCCGTGGTATCGCTGACGCTGGTGCCGATGATGTCGGCGCGCTGGCTCACGTCGCACAGGAACGACGACCCGAAGAGCTTCGGCGGCCGGGTGCAGCACTTCTTCGACCGGGTGATCCACCACTACGACCGCTCGCTGCAGTGGGTACTGCTGCGCCAGGGCCTGACGCTGGTCGTGGCGCTCGGCACGCTGGTGCTGACGGTGGTGCTGTACATGCTGATCCCGAAAGGCCTGTTCCCCACGCAGGATACCGGCCAGCTGCAGGCCCGCATCGAGACCGCCCAGGCGGTGTCATACGCCCGCATGGCCGAGCTGCAGCAGCAGGCGGCCAAGGCGATCCTGCAGGATCCCGAAGTGCAGTCGCTCAGCTCCCTCGTGGGCGTGGACGCGGCCAACAACTCGATGCTGCACACGGGCCGCATGCTGATCAACCTGAAGGAAGACCGCGGCGACCAGGGCGAACTGATGAACCGGCTGCGCCAGCGCGTGGCCGAGGTGGCGGGCGTGCGCATCTACCTGCAGCCCACGCAGGACCTGACGATCGACGCCGAAAGCGGCCCCACGCAGTTCCGCGTGGCGATCGAAGGCGCCGACACGGCCACCGTGAACGAATGGGCCAACAAGCTGGCCGTGCAGATGGCGAAAAAGGCGCAGCTGCGCAACGTGGTGTCCGATGCGGGCGCCACCGGCGCCGCCGCCTACATCGAGATCGACCGGGACACCGCTTCGCGGCTGTCGATCACCGCTTCGGCCATCGACGACGCCCTGTACAGCGCCTTCGGACAGCGTATCGTTTCCACCATCTTCACCGAGACGAACCAGTACCGCGTGATCCTCGAGGCGGCGCCGGGCATGCTGTCGACGCCGCAATCGCTGGGCGACCTGCAGATCCGCACCGGCGGCGGCAAGCCCACGCCGCTGTCGGCGGTGGCCACGATCACCGAGCGGCCGGCGCCGCTGCAGATCACGCACGTGGCGCAATACCCGGCCACGACGCTGGGCTTCGATACGGCCGATGGCGTGTCGCTGGGCCGCTCGGTCGAGGCGATCCGCGAGGCCGCCGCCGAGATCGGGCTGCCGGGCTCCGTGACGATGACGTTCCTCGGCGCCGCCGGCGCCTACCAGGCGTCGCTGACCAGCCAGCTGTGGCTGATCCTGGCGGCGGTAGTGTGCGTGTACATCGTGCTGGGCGTGCTGTACGAGAGCTATATCCACCCGCTGACGATCCTGTCCACGCTGCCGTCGGCCGGCGTGGGCGCGCTGCTGGCGCTGATGGTGTCGGGGCAGGACCTGGGCGTGATCGGCATCATCGGCATCATCCTGCTGATCGGCATCGTCAAGAAGAACGCCATCATGATGATCGACTTCGCGATCGAGGCCGAACGCGACGAAGGCCGCGCGCCGCAGGAAGCGATCCACCAGGCGGCGCTGCTGCGCTTCCGGCCGATCCTGATGACGACGCTGGCCGCGCTGTTCGCCGCCGTGCCGCTGATGCTGGGCTGGGGCGAGGGCGCCGAGCTGCGCCGGCCGCTGGGCCTGGCCATCTTCGGCGGCCTGCTGGTGAGCCAGCTGCTCACGCTGTACACCACGCCGGTGATCTATCTCGCATTCGACCGGCTGGGCCAGCGCTTCGGCAGGAGGCCCGACCTGAAGGCTGGTGACAAGGCACCGGACGGAGCGGCATCGTGA